One genomic segment of Pogoniulus pusillus isolate bPogPus1 chromosome 21, bPogPus1.pri, whole genome shotgun sequence includes these proteins:
- the BASP1 gene encoding brain acid soluble protein 1: protein MGGKLSKKKKGYSVNDEKAKDKDKKAEGAATEEEETPKEAEDAQQTTETTEVKENTKEEKGEKDTQVAANKIEEKEGEKEKTVTQDESQKPEPEKSEAVVDAKVEPQKNTEQASKQEESTAASAPAASSEAPKTSEPSNDAKASEATAPSKADDKSKEEGEAKKTEAPATPAAQETKSEAAPASDSKPSSSEAAPSSKETAATAAPSSTAKASDPAAPPEEAKPSEAPATNSDQTVAVQD from the coding sequence ATGGGAGGCAAACTGagcaagaagaagaaggggTACAGTGTCAATGATGAAAAAGCTAAAGACAAAGATAAGaaggctgaaggagcagcaactgaggaagaggaaactccaaaggaagctgaggatgCTCAGCAAACCACAGAGACCACAGAAGTGAAGGAGAACACCAAGGAGGAGAAGGGTGAAAAGGATACTCAGGTTGCTGCCAACAAgatagaagagaaagaaggagagaaggagaaaacagTGACCCAGGATGAAAGTCAGAAACCAGAACCAGAGAAGTCTGAGGCAGTCGTTGATGCGAAAGTAGAACCACAGAAGAACACCGAACAGGCATCCAAGCAAGAGGAGTcaactgcagcctctgctcctgctgccagtaGCGAAGCCCCCAAAACTTCTGAGCCTAGCAACGATGCAAAAGCTTCAGAGGCCACAGCTCCCAGTAAAGCAGATGACAAGagcaaagaggaaggggaagccaAAAAGACTGAGGCTCCCGCAACACCTGCAGCCCAAGAAACTAAAAGTGAAGCGGCCCCAGCTTCAGACTCAAAACCTAGCAGCAGCGAGGCTGCTCCTTCTTCCAAGGAGacggcagcaacagcagcacctAGTTCCACTGCTAAAGCCTCGGACCCTGCAGCCCCACCAGAGGAAGCGAAACCTTCTGAAGCTCCAGCCACTAATTCGGATCAAACCGTAGCAGTGCAAGATTAA